One Gimesia sp. genomic window carries:
- a CDS encoding tRNA pseudouridine(13) synthase TruD — protein MSESEIETLPFLTPDLPGIGGQLKQTPEDFVVDEIPVYEPTGAGEHLFLWIEKRDVSAPYLVKNLARILQVNPRDIGVAGLKDRFAVTRQYVSVPAECEPLVDTFEFTGIQILKAIRHENKLKTGHLKGNRFSIIVRDTEDNAFEKAQAIQEQIAQTGFPNYYGAQRMGRDNETFDMGLKLLQGKRVPGKYMRNKALKRLALSAVQSALFNRALANRILAGQQQTVQMGDVMQVCASGGLFVVEDVAAEQQRFDQGETMITGPLFGPKMKQPTQETSAQEQQVLNDFGLEPDLFNRYKKLTAGTRRPYLIRPEALQLEPTENGVRFEFTLPSGVYATMLLREFMKTELAGDTTETS, from the coding sequence ATGTCTGAGTCCGAAATCGAAACACTCCCTTTTCTGACACCAGACTTACCGGGGATCGGCGGCCAGCTGAAACAGACCCCCGAGGACTTCGTCGTCGACGAAATTCCCGTCTACGAACCCACGGGAGCCGGCGAACACCTGTTCCTCTGGATTGAGAAACGGGACGTCTCTGCCCCCTACCTGGTGAAGAACCTGGCCCGCATACTGCAAGTCAATCCACGCGATATCGGCGTCGCCGGACTCAAAGACCGCTTTGCAGTCACACGTCAATATGTGTCTGTCCCCGCCGAATGCGAACCCCTGGTTGATACCTTCGAATTCACCGGCATCCAGATTCTCAAAGCGATCCGTCACGAGAACAAACTCAAAACCGGGCACCTCAAAGGGAATCGCTTCTCGATTATCGTCCGCGATACAGAAGACAACGCCTTCGAAAAAGCGCAAGCGATTCAGGAACAGATCGCCCAGACCGGCTTTCCGAATTACTACGGTGCCCAGCGGATGGGTCGCGACAACGAGACCTTCGATATGGGGCTCAAACTGCTTCAGGGAAAACGGGTCCCGGGAAAATACATGCGAAATAAAGCCCTCAAGCGGCTGGCCCTCTCGGCAGTGCAGTCGGCGCTGTTCAATCGCGCGCTCGCCAACCGGATTCTTGCCGGTCAGCAGCAGACCGTTCAAATGGGAGATGTCATGCAGGTCTGTGCGTCGGGGGGACTGTTCGTCGTTGAAGATGTCGCCGCAGAACAGCAAAGGTTCGATCAGGGAGAAACCATGATCACCGGCCCCCTGTTCGGTCCGAAAATGAAACAGCCGACTCAGGAAACATCCGCACAGGAACAGCAGGTCCTAAACGACTTTGGACTGGAGCCCGATCTGTTTAACCGCTATAAAAAACTGACCGCGGGAACCAGGCGCCCCTACCTGATCCGGCCGGAAGCACTCCAGCTGGAACCGACAGAGAACGGGGTTCGATTCGAGTTCACGCTCCCCTCCGGCGTGTATGCGACCATGCTGCTCAGGGAGTTCATGAAAACAGAACTCGCCGGGGAT